One part of the Aurantibacillus circumpalustris genome encodes these proteins:
- a CDS encoding T9SS type A sorting domain-containing protein, whose protein sequence is MKPFKHNLLLLVFCLLQILGRGQNTFDNYYNTGYHNNKSSNVITEPDSSCVFVNYIIDSTTQRLDMGFLRLDKNGNEVIKNSFNMFNGSFYSFVSGMKNFIEATPSSYFLSGSYFTGNDQNFILAKINRTTLDTIKTFIYTNPGFHAILGITKLNDNAYLLIGNTGNSATGWPIMFRVDSNLTIVQTINIATSNNFFINDAIYNPVNKKILLAGGTGSGQYLSTFMHLDTLGNIKQIAFGPSYQTRSILQVYYRALDTSYIAVGYYETGTYSNIGLTKLCIGKLDLNLHFKWEKTYGATKPGNGLVDAILLDDGSIVVSGAYSPQTSAPLLTNTNGIIMKVDKNGNLKWAREYDHTSQSTLAEMFYGIDKTLNKGFILCGNIIAPPSNKSQAWAVKTDSMGCVTPGCANTLMQVDSIVYPPPPPPPPIDTTLITVGLKEAVFEKNNLRIYPNPVSQVLKIAIANFNTAEKKEYRLEIINTLGQSVLKSKAISSLSEIDVGALQNGIYFLQVFNQNKLLVTEKFVKE, encoded by the coding sequence TTGAAACCCTTCAAACATAACTTATTATTACTAGTGTTTTGTCTCCTGCAAATTCTTGGCAGGGGACAGAACACTTTTGATAATTATTATAACACCGGTTACCATAATAACAAATCAAGCAATGTGATTACAGAGCCTGACTCTAGTTGCGTGTTTGTCAATTATATTATAGATAGCACCACTCAACGTCTAGACATGGGTTTTTTACGTCTAGACAAAAACGGGAACGAGGTTATTAAGAACTCTTTTAACATGTTTAATGGAAGTTTTTACAGTTTTGTTTCTGGTATGAAAAATTTTATAGAAGCAACCCCTTCGTCCTATTTTCTATCTGGCAGCTACTTTACAGGAAACGACCAAAACTTTATTCTAGCTAAAATTAACAGAACAACGCTCGACACTATAAAAACCTTTATTTACACAAATCCCGGTTTTCATGCCATACTTGGCATTACAAAGCTAAATGACAATGCTTATCTTTTAATAGGCAATACCGGAAATTCTGCTACCGGATGGCCCATCATGTTTCGTGTAGATAGTAATTTGACCATTGTGCAAACAATCAATATAGCAACCTCAAACAATTTTTTTATTAATGATGCGATTTACAACCCAGTAAATAAAAAAATATTACTGGCTGGAGGTACCGGATCCGGACAATACTTAAGTACTTTTATGCATCTAGACACACTTGGCAATATCAAACAAATTGCCTTCGGCCCCAGTTACCAAACTAGAAGTATTTTACAAGTTTATTATCGAGCTCTTGATACATCATATATCGCCGTGGGTTATTATGAAACTGGAACTTATTCAAATATAGGATTAACGAAACTATGTATTGGTAAACTTGACCTTAACTTGCATTTTAAATGGGAAAAAACATATGGCGCAACTAAACCCGGAAATGGGTTAGTTGATGCTATTCTTTTGGACGATGGTAGTATTGTAGTTTCAGGGGCATACTCACCCCAAACAAGTGCGCCGTTATTAACGAATACAAATGGCATAATCATGAAGGTTGATAAAAATGGTAATCTCAAATGGGCAAGAGAATACGACCATACCTCGCAGAGCACTCTCGCAGAAATGTTCTATGGCATAGACAAAACCTTAAATAAGGGTTTTATTTTGTGTGGTAATATCATTGCACCACCTTCTAATAAGTCTCAGGCATGGGCAGTAAAAACAGACAGCATGGGCTGTGTTACACCTGGTTGCGCCAACACACTCATGCAAGTAGATTCAATTGTTTACCCACCACCACCACCGCCGCCACCTATTGACACTACACTAATTACTGTTGGTTTAAAAGAAGCTGTTTTTGAGAAAAATAATTTAAGAATTTACCCTAACCCTGTAAGTCAGGTTTTAAAAATTGCTATTGCAAACTTTAACACAGCAGAAAAAAAGGAGTATCGTTTAGAGATAATTAATACCCTTGGGCAGAGTGTTTTAAAGTCTAAAGCTATAAGTTCTTTATCTGAAATTGATGTCGGTGCTTTACAAAACGGCATTTACTTTTTGCAAGTGTTTAATCAAAATAAATTGCTGGTAACTGAGAAGTTTGTGAAGGAGTAG
- a CDS encoding T9SS type A sorting domain-containing protein codes for MKLLKHTLVLVFCLLQIIGRGQNTFDNYYNTGYHNNKSSNVITEPDSGCVFVNYVIDSVTQRWDMGLLRLDKNGNEVIKNSFNMFNESFYSYVSGMKNFIEATPSSYFLSGGYFVGNQQGFIITKFNKNTLDTIKTKIFSDNYSYGINCFIKFNNNKYFFIGNKWIGNNGSPVIFHLDSNLNIIQTITVASGNDFTIWDAVYNPVTKRILLSGGTASGQYLSTFMHLDTLGNIKQIAYGPSYLTRSILQVYYRALDTSYIAVGYYKTGTFSNISLTKLCIGKLDVNLHFKWEKTYGSAMPGNGLMDAVLLDDGSIVVSGAYSQLTSAPLGNANFNGVILKVNKYGQFQWAREYDHLPPGNLSKIEQFYGIDKTLDKGFILCGNIIAPPSNKSQAWAVKTDSMGCVTPGCASTIMQVDSIVYPPPPPPPPIDTTIITVGIKEIIFEKNNLRIYPNPVSQVLKIAIANFNTAEKNTYHLEIINTLGQSVLKSKALSFLSEMDVSALQNGIYFLQVFNQNKLLVTEKFVKE; via the coding sequence TTGAAACTTTTAAAACATACTTTGGTATTGGTGTTTTGTCTCCTGCAAATTATAGGCAGGGGCCAAAACACTTTTGATAATTATTATAACACTGGTTACCACAACAACAAATCCAGTAACGTAATTACCGAGCCAGACTCAGGTTGTGTATTTGTGAATTATGTGATTGATAGTGTAACCCAACGCTGGGACATGGGGCTATTGCGATTAGACAAAAACGGGAACGAAGTCATCAAGAATTCCTTTAACATGTTTAATGAGAGTTTTTACAGTTATGTTTCAGGGATGAAAAATTTTATTGAAGCAACACCCTCTTCTTATTTTCTATCTGGCGGATATTTTGTTGGAAATCAACAAGGATTTATTATTACAAAATTCAATAAAAACACTTTAGATACAATAAAAACAAAAATTTTTTCTGATAATTATTCTTACGGAATTAATTGTTTTATAAAGTTTAACAATAATAAATATTTTTTCATCGGTAATAAGTGGATTGGCAATAATGGATCCCCTGTTATTTTTCACCTAGATAGTAATCTTAATATTATACAAACCATCACTGTTGCAAGTGGTAATGATTTTACTATTTGGGATGCAGTTTACAATCCTGTTACGAAAAGGATTCTATTATCTGGGGGTACTGCTTCTGGGCAATACCTAAGTACTTTTATGCATCTAGACACACTAGGTAATATTAAACAAATCGCATACGGTCCAAGCTATCTTACAAGAAGTATCTTACAGGTTTATTACCGTGCTCTCGATACTTCATACATTGCCGTAGGTTACTACAAAACCGGCACCTTTTCAAACATTAGTTTAACAAAGTTATGTATTGGTAAACTTGATGTTAACTTACATTTTAAATGGGAAAAAACTTATGGGTCTGCTATGCCCGGTAATGGCTTAATGGATGCTGTATTGTTAGATGATGGCAGTATAGTCGTCTCCGGAGCCTATTCACAATTAACAAGCGCACCTCTTGGCAATGCAAATTTTAACGGTGTTATTTTAAAAGTTAATAAATACGGGCAGTTTCAATGGGCAAGGGAGTACGATCATCTTCCTCCCGGTAATTTAAGTAAAATCGAACAGTTCTACGGCATTGACAAAACCTTAGACAAAGGGTTTATTTTGTGCGGTAATATCATTGCGCCACCTTCTAATAAGTCTCAGGCATGGGCAGTTAAAACAGATAGCATGGGCTGTGTTACACCCGGTTGCGCCAGCACAATTATGCAGGTAGATTCCATTGTTTATCCACCACCACCACCGCCCCCTCCAATTGATACCACAATAATTACTGTTGGCATAAAAGAAATTATTTTTGAGAAAAATAATTTAAGAATTTACCCTAACCCTGTAAGTCAGGTTTTAAAAATTGCTATTGCAAACTTTAACACAGCAGAAAAAAACACATACCACTTAGAGATTATTAATACACTCGGTCAAAGTGTTTTAAAGTCTAAAGCTCTCAGCTTTTTATCTGAGATGGATGTAAGTGCTTTACAAAACGGCATTTACTTTTTGCAAGTGTTTAATCAAAATAAATTGCTAGTAACAGAGAAGTTTGTGAAGGAGTGA
- a CDS encoding T9SS type A sorting domain-containing protein: MIKLDCKNYFLILAKNSRPPLLDILGCYFEEKIKASSIGVRCINGSVNLKDHCTNTSGNNCVGITTQNQFNGFKYGVFINSWLLNSPSKIIHAKFNQQASPNDGFGNIYISGNYGSQIINCDLKSVKHIGSTTHVSFGLYLDGCDGYVVENNTFYGINASLSGGVFVNNSGPGANSIYNNTFMYHQQCIWAQNINYDNTTTNGTGLVMNCNDFQANCKYNIGVQSAYQGANCLGCPIPYQPGGVSTTQGLANLQEVDNVRNTYGTVNCSDENKFYVSTQNNFSTMHGSFQGAQYHPTPPCSNPLEVTDVSGPPTINQKSVWCTVSQHQNFSMAALNDNASTNRYNISVLKSDFDNKLDGGNTILLLDMFDPSNSATAIFDTLIGKDFLSDTVLLAFFGTSGLSDTQIEDLFSKNGPVSPEVWAYIQTLGFGAPLQSTLEDLQLNQNKFSDRAIILGQLTMAHNELGLLDNEKIRRFLDDTTGIAFDSIAAIYALNELPNSAYKLVDVAIATGNFTIAADLISTLNTDPANEDLCDVFGHILNLQSDQEYIETMRADDDVRLYLKSKAGSDKPLLDTYIKGLLAGVYFEREYEVTLQPVGFDPEEEEEESERRANLQTNELSSTISSINEKIIRVFPNPASEKITVQNDDTLENVFIEIVDLAGKVFIKQRCDKSCEINLSSLNNGVYLLNLYQQDKLLGAKKLVIIK; the protein is encoded by the coding sequence GTGATAAAATTAGACTGCAAAAACTACTTTTTAATTTTAGCTAAAAATTCAAGACCGCCTTTATTAGATATATTAGGTTGTTATTTTGAAGAAAAAATTAAAGCAAGCTCTATAGGAGTAAGATGTATTAACGGATCAGTTAATCTTAAAGACCACTGCACAAATACTTCTGGTAATAACTGCGTTGGAATTACAACGCAAAACCAGTTTAACGGATTTAAATATGGTGTTTTTATTAATAGTTGGTTATTGAATTCGCCAAGTAAAATAATTCATGCAAAATTTAATCAACAAGCTAGTCCGAATGACGGTTTCGGAAACATTTATATTTCTGGAAATTATGGTAGCCAAATTATAAATTGCGATTTAAAAAGTGTAAAACATATTGGTAGTACAACGCATGTATCGTTTGGTCTATACCTTGACGGTTGTGATGGCTATGTTGTTGAAAACAATACGTTTTACGGGATAAACGCTTCTTTAAGCGGTGGCGTGTTTGTGAACAACAGTGGCCCTGGTGCAAATAGCATTTACAATAACACATTTATGTACCATCAACAATGCATTTGGGCTCAAAATATTAATTACGACAATACCACAACAAATGGTACTGGCCTTGTAATGAATTGTAACGACTTCCAGGCTAACTGCAAATACAACATAGGTGTGCAATCTGCTTATCAAGGGGCAAATTGCCTTGGCTGCCCCATCCCATACCAACCGGGTGGCGTTTCTACTACGCAAGGACTTGCCAATTTGCAAGAAGTAGACAATGTTAGAAACACATACGGTACTGTTAACTGTAGTGACGAAAATAAGTTTTACGTGAGTACCCAGAATAATTTTTCAACCATGCACGGCTCTTTTCAAGGAGCACAGTACCATCCAACACCACCCTGTAGCAATCCTTTAGAAGTAACCGATGTAAGCGGACCGCCCACAATCAACCAAAAATCTGTTTGGTGCACAGTAAGCCAACACCAGAATTTTTCGATGGCAGCGCTTAATGATAATGCCAGTACCAATCGCTATAATATCAGTGTTTTAAAATCTGATTTTGATAACAAACTCGATGGTGGAAATACGATACTTCTTCTTGATATGTTTGACCCGAGCAATAGTGCCACGGCTATTTTTGACACCTTAATCGGCAAAGATTTTTTAAGCGATACGGTACTACTAGCTTTTTTTGGTACAAGTGGTTTAAGTGATACGCAGATTGAAGACCTATTCTCGAAAAACGGACCAGTAAGTCCTGAAGTTTGGGCATACATCCAAACCCTTGGTTTTGGTGCTCCGCTTCAAAGCACCCTAGAAGACCTGCAATTGAACCAAAATAAATTTAGCGACCGAGCAATTATTTTGGGCCAGCTAACGATGGCGCATAACGAATTAGGCTTGTTAGACAATGAGAAAATCCGTCGGTTTTTAGACGACACCACAGGCATTGCTTTCGACAGCATTGCTGCAATTTATGCTCTCAACGAACTCCCTAATAGTGCTTATAAATTGGTAGATGTAGCCATTGCCACAGGAAACTTCACAATTGCTGCAGATTTAATTAGCACTTTAAATACTGATCCTGCTAACGAAGACCTTTGTGATGTATTTGGACATATTCTCAACCTTCAAAGTGATCAGGAATACATAGAAACTATGCGTGCTGATGATGACGTAAGGCTTTATTTAAAAAGTAAAGCTGGTAGTGATAAACCTTTACTGGATACATATATTAAAGGGCTCTTAGCGGGAGTTTATTTTGAGAGAGAATACGAAGTAACTCTTCAGCCCGTTGGATTTGATCCAGAGGAAGAAGAAGAGGAAAGTGAAAGACGTGCCAATTTACAAACTAACGAATTGTCAAGTACAATTTCTTCAATAAATGAAAAAATAATCCGGGTATTCCCGAACCCTGCTTCAGAAAAAATAACGGTTCAAAATGACGATACATTAGAAAATGTTTTTATTGAGATTGTAGATTTAGCAGGTAAAGTGTTTATAAAGCAACGCTGTGATAAAAGCTGCGAAATAAACCTGAGCAGTTTGAATAATGGAGTTTATTTACTAAATTTATATCAACAAGATAAATTACTCGGTGCTAAAAAACTGGTTATTATTAAATAA
- a CDS encoding TonB-dependent receptor domain-containing protein — protein sequence MKHELSAKRNGFYKIPHLIFFLTFIFLFTQISGQADISISGQVKDKNGVLAYVNVALKKESDSSLVAGSISNEEGRFVISKVVPGKYILETSFIAYQTNKQSLFIGTLNKFYDVGVITLLDDANVLSEIEVSAKQDEVTGKMDKKVFTLENNVSQQGGTILQAIQNLPGVTTQDGKVQIRGSDKVVVLIDGKQTALTGFGNQTSLDNIPASAIDKIEIINNPSAKYDANGTAGIINIIYKKNKQEGFNGKVGLAGGLGALWIKKDNLPGIRPQYQNTPKVNPSLSLNYRKNKLNIFAQGDYLLTHTLNKNEFVDRYYNDGQVIRQQTKRNRNTTIGTAKAGFDWMPNEFNQFSLSALYSSEHILDNGDEPFYNRDLSDQQRLWKFLEDELKTTVTASGTYVHKYKQPGHHLSLGLNYTFHREDEKYNFTNILPSYSGFDAFKLLSDEHVTDFTMDYVKPLKYGRVEGGVKFRYRNIPTNMQFIPGLNSPLDTNAGGWANYEETIPALYGNYVLENKKFELEAGLRIEYVNVNYEVNPNHNTYKSNGYNYTQPFPNVRLGYKITSNSKISAFYNRRVDRPNEVDIRIFPKYDDAEIIKVGNPALNPQFTNLYELGYKKSWKNGYVYAAAYHRSAQGTITRIASTIPGSTLIYSIMQNANKSYNTGLELLLSQDIKKWFSFNVNFNGYQNIIDPFTVENKYPVVNTFTAEKQSVISYNAKFNGIVHLKNKWDVQLAAIYLAPDLIPQGKINTRFSLDIGVKKQIQKGKGEVFLNATDLLNTMQIKKEIQGKDFKYYSADYYETQVVRIGYNYKF from the coding sequence ATGAAACACGAACTCTCAGCTAAAAGAAATGGATTCTATAAAATTCCACACTTAATATTCTTTCTCACATTTATTTTTCTTTTCACTCAAATTTCTGGGCAAGCCGATATTTCTATTTCGGGACAAGTAAAGGATAAAAACGGTGTATTGGCTTATGTGAATGTGGCTTTGAAAAAAGAATCAGATAGTAGTTTAGTAGCTGGTAGCATTAGCAACGAAGAAGGTCGTTTTGTGATTTCCAAAGTTGTGCCCGGAAAATATATTCTGGAAACGTCCTTTATCGCTTATCAAACAAATAAACAATCTTTATTCATTGGTACGCTAAATAAATTTTATGATGTGGGTGTTATTACTTTATTGGATGATGCGAATGTACTCAGTGAAATAGAAGTGAGTGCCAAGCAAGATGAAGTAACTGGCAAAATGGATAAAAAAGTGTTTACGCTTGAAAACAATGTGAGTCAGCAAGGTGGAACAATTCTTCAAGCTATTCAAAATCTTCCCGGCGTAACAACACAAGATGGTAAAGTTCAGATTCGTGGAAGCGATAAGGTTGTTGTGTTGATTGATGGTAAACAAACCGCTTTAACGGGTTTCGGTAATCAAACAAGTCTTGACAATATTCCCGCTTCGGCTATCGATAAAATAGAAATTATAAATAATCCATCTGCAAAATATGATGCGAATGGTACAGCAGGAATTATCAATATTATTTATAAGAAAAATAAACAAGAAGGCTTTAATGGAAAAGTTGGTCTGGCTGGTGGACTAGGGGCTCTGTGGATTAAGAAAGATAATTTACCAGGCATTAGACCTCAATATCAAAATACGCCAAAAGTTAATCCTTCACTTTCTTTAAACTACAGAAAAAACAAGCTAAATATATTTGCGCAGGGTGATTATCTTTTAACACACACACTCAATAAAAATGAGTTTGTGGATCGGTATTATAATGACGGACAAGTAATTCGTCAGCAAACAAAACGGAATAGAAATACAACTATTGGAACTGCTAAGGCAGGCTTTGATTGGATGCCCAACGAGTTCAATCAATTTAGTCTATCTGCTTTGTATAGCTCAGAACATATTTTAGACAATGGTGATGAACCTTTTTATAACAGGGATTTATCAGATCAACAACGTTTATGGAAATTTTTAGAAGACGAATTGAAAACCACAGTAACGGCTTCGGGAACTTATGTACACAAGTACAAACAACCAGGACATCATTTAAGTTTGGGATTAAACTATACTTTTCACCGTGAAGATGAGAAATATAATTTCACAAACATTCTTCCAAGTTATTCTGGCTTTGATGCTTTTAAATTATTGTCTGATGAACACGTTACAGATTTCACAATGGACTATGTTAAGCCTTTAAAATACGGCAGAGTAGAGGGTGGGGTAAAATTCAGGTACCGTAATATTCCGACCAATATGCAATTTATTCCTGGCTTAAATTCACCTTTAGATACAAACGCGGGTGGTTGGGCTAATTATGAAGAAACCATTCCTGCTCTTTATGGAAACTATGTGTTAGAAAATAAAAAATTTGAATTGGAAGCAGGTTTAAGGATTGAATATGTGAATGTGAATTATGAGGTCAATCCAAACCACAACACGTACAAAAGCAATGGATATAATTATACGCAACCATTTCCAAATGTTCGTTTGGGATATAAAATCACAAGTAATAGTAAAATTAGTGCTTTTTATAACAGACGTGTGGATAGACCGAATGAAGTGGATATTCGCATCTTTCCTAAATACGATGATGCTGAAATTATTAAGGTAGGAAATCCTGCTTTAAATCCGCAGTTTACAAATTTGTATGAACTGGGTTATAAAAAAAGTTGGAAGAACGGTTATGTTTATGCAGCTGCTTATCACAGATCAGCGCAAGGAACAATTACGCGCATTGCTTCTACAATTCCGGGAAGTACCTTAATTTATTCTATTATGCAAAACGCCAACAAAAGTTATAACACAGGTTTGGAGTTATTGCTTTCACAGGATATTAAAAAATGGTTTTCGTTTAACGTGAATTTTAATGGCTACCAAAATATTATCGATCCTTTTACTGTTGAGAATAAATATCCAGTTGTCAATACATTTACTGCGGAGAAACAAAGTGTCATTTCCTATAACGCAAAATTTAACGGTATTGTGCACTTAAAGAATAAATGGGATGTTCAATTAGCTGCAATTTATTTAGCACCTGATTTAATTCCACAAGGGAAAATAAACACACGTTTTTCTCTGGATATTGGTGTTAAGAAACAAATTCAAAAAGGAAAAGGCGAAGTGTTTTTAAATGCAACAGATTTATTAAACACGATGCAAATTAAAAAAGAGATTCAGGGAAAAGATTTTAAATATTATAGTGCAGATTATTATGAAACACAGGTGGTAAGGATTGGGTATAACTATAAATTTTAG
- a CDS encoding response regulator transcription factor codes for MKILLIEDEAELRKSIKLYLHQEGYVVESANDYVKALEKISIYEYDCILVDITLPKGSGLDIVRELKKENSKAGVIIISAKNSSDDKVSGLDLGADDYLVKPFSLAELNSRIKALNRRKSFDGNKTIEINEIKIIPDERHVSVNGETVNLTSKEYALLLFFISNKNRVLSKNSIAEHLWGDDSDQMDSHDFIYVHLRNLRKKLTEKGCTDYVQTIYGIGYNFKVNL; via the coding sequence ATGAAAATTCTGTTGATTGAGGACGAAGCCGAACTTAGAAAATCGATTAAGTTGTACTTACATCAGGAAGGATATGTGGTTGAGTCGGCGAATGATTATGTAAAAGCTCTGGAAAAAATATCCATTTACGAATACGATTGCATTTTGGTAGATATAACCTTGCCCAAGGGTAGCGGACTTGACATTGTTCGGGAATTAAAAAAAGAGAACTCTAAAGCCGGAGTCATTATTATATCAGCAAAGAACTCATCAGATGACAAAGTAAGTGGTCTGGATTTGGGTGCAGATGACTACCTCGTTAAGCCCTTTAGTTTAGCTGAACTGAATTCTCGTATCAAGGCTTTGAATCGAAGAAAAAGTTTTGACGGCAACAAAACGATTGAAATAAATGAAATAAAAATTATTCCTGACGAAAGGCATGTAAGTGTAAACGGAGAAACAGTAAACCTTACCTCAAAAGAATACGCTCTTTTACTTTTTTTTATTAGTAATAAAAACCGTGTACTTTCTAAAAACAGTATTGCCGAACACTTGTGGGGCGACGATTCTGATCAAATGGATAGTCACGATTTTATCTACGTCCATCTGCGTAATCTTCGGAAAAAATTAACCGAAAAAGGCTGTACAGATTATGTACAAACTATTTATGGGATTGGTTATAATTTTAAGGTGAATTTATGA
- a CDS encoding type IX secretion system histidine kinase PorY translates to MKLISKTLLFYLLISMPLLVIAGLLSYHLISQEIKDGVDEALLREKHHLESAIIKSNEPLNINLNELTTITTAPGNLEGHTFSNKLIYDSLEQENIDYRIISSYFKKENKNYKLEIHRPTMEEEELLEGLVSSFILIVSFLVLAFFALSWLLSKTLWKPFYLTVEKLNAYDIKNHSFTNFEKSGTKEFNSLNESLNKMTEKIHSDFLQQKEFTENASHEMQTPLAVIKANIGLLIQSPNLTEQEMGQLAAIDDTTKKLASLNKALLLLAKIENNQFKEAEIIDIEKTIRKIKENFEDLLDTKEIKLNTQITSPLSVKMNSALADILFTNLLQNAIRHNFKGGEIKIELSTQSITISNTGENLKVKPDDLFTRFKKNEASNESMGLGLAIVQSICVLYGIEIQYDFKSRFHSFALNFKN, encoded by the coding sequence ATGAAGTTAATCAGTAAAACTCTTTTATTCTATTTGCTTATAAGTATGCCTTTGCTGGTTATAGCCGGACTTCTTTCTTACCATTTAATTTCACAAGAAATAAAAGATGGAGTAGATGAAGCTTTGTTGAGGGAAAAACATCATCTGGAATCAGCAATCATTAAAAGTAATGAGCCCTTGAACATTAATCTGAATGAACTCACCACAATTACAACTGCTCCAGGAAATCTAGAAGGTCATACTTTTTCTAATAAACTAATTTACGATTCCCTAGAACAAGAAAACATAGATTATAGAATTATTAGCAGTTACTTTAAGAAAGAAAATAAAAATTATAAGCTTGAGATCCACCGTCCTACTATGGAAGAAGAAGAATTGTTGGAAGGTTTGGTTTCGTCTTTTATACTCATTGTTTCATTTTTGGTACTCGCTTTTTTTGCACTAAGTTGGCTGTTATCAAAAACCTTGTGGAAACCGTTTTATTTGACTGTAGAAAAATTAAATGCCTACGACATAAAAAACCATTCTTTCACAAACTTTGAAAAATCTGGTACAAAAGAATTTAATTCCCTAAATGAAAGTCTGAACAAAATGACCGAAAAAATACACTCAGATTTTTTGCAACAAAAAGAATTTACAGAAAACGCATCGCACGAAATGCAAACACCCTTAGCGGTAATAAAAGCGAACATTGGTTTGCTAATTCAATCGCCTAATTTAACAGAGCAAGAAATGGGTCAGTTGGCAGCCATTGACGATACAACGAAAAAACTTGCTTCGCTAAATAAAGCCTTATTGCTTCTTGCCAAAATAGAAAATAACCAGTTTAAAGAAGCGGAAATAATTGACATTGAAAAAACAATAAGAAAAATAAAAGAAAACTTTGAAGATTTATTAGACACAAAAGAGATCAAACTAAATACTCAGATTACGAGTCCACTTTCAGTAAAAATGAACTCTGCATTGGCAGACATCTTGTTTACTAATTTATTACAAAATGCCATTCGTCATAATTTTAAAGGAGGAGAAATTAAAATTGAACTATCCACTCAAAGCATTACAATTTCAAATACAGGAGAAAATTTAAAAGTAAAACCGGACGATTTATTTACACGCTTTAAAAAGAATGAGGCTTCGAACGAATCGATGGGACTGGGCTTAGCGATTGTGCAAAGTATTTGTGTTTTGTATGGAATTGAAATACAGTATGATTTTAAAAGCCGCTTTCACAGCTTCGCACTCAACTTTAAAAACTAA
- a CDS encoding CBS domain-containing protein encodes MKAIKEIMQNFPSYCAKQDKLQITADRMSQSKVSFLPVVDENENVIGTVNFEDVQSRINTDKFFDDKLCVGDVMRSESNIITAYDDEATALRMMRNSHTSHLTVVDEKNHLKGVVSFITLARRIVLLKQELGRDADRLKVRGLGLSM; translated from the coding sequence ATGAAAGCAATAAAAGAAATTATGCAAAACTTTCCCTCGTACTGCGCTAAACAAGATAAACTGCAGATTACCGCCGATCGCATGTCGCAATCGAAAGTGTCTTTTTTACCGGTAGTAGATGAAAACGAAAACGTAATTGGAACCGTTAATTTCGAAGATGTTCAAAGTAGGATTAATACCGATAAGTTTTTCGATGATAAACTTTGCGTTGGAGATGTTATGAGATCGGAATCTAATATTATAACTGCATACGATGATGAAGCTACTGCTCTGAGAATGATGCGTAATAGCCACACATCGCATCTTACTGTTGTAGATGAAAAAAATCACCTGAAAGGGGTTGTTAGTTTTATTACGCTAGCGAGAAGAATTGTTCTGTTAAAACAAGAGTTAGGCAGAGATGCTGATCGATTAAAAGTAAGAGGTCTCGGACTTTCGATGTAA
- a CDS encoding BON domain-containing protein yields the protein MKTINETQKDSLTENAWMELIDAIKPRDISISVNHGLVTLYGTVTNYSKKLLTEQIVAGVKGVKSIVNRLEVRLNTRDMKNDEELKGDILDAFIKTINEPEETFILKIENEWLMLVGDVKNNLGNKVAVKGKLCKLEEINKNEKRAKHHPAVITTEEMAYWEIFA from the coding sequence ATGAAAACAATCAACGAAACACAAAAAGACAGTCTAACAGAAAATGCCTGGATGGAACTAATTGACGCTATAAAACCACGCGACATCTCAATAAGTGTGAACCATGGCTTAGTAACTCTGTACGGAACAGTAACCAATTATTCCAAAAAACTTCTTACCGAACAAATTGTAGCCGGCGTTAAGGGCGTGAAATCTATTGTAAATCGCTTAGAGGTGAGACTTAACACAAGAGATATGAAAAATGACGAAGAACTTAAAGGTGATATTCTTGATGCCTTTATTAAAACGATAAATGAACCGGAAGAAACTTTTATCCTAAAAATTGAAAATGAATGGTTAATGCTTGTTGGAGATGTTAAAAATAATTTAGGTAATAAAGTGGCTGTTAAAGGAAAACTTTGTAAACTTGAGGAAATTAATAAAAATGAGAAACGGGCTAAACATCACCCAGCTGTTATTACCACAGAAGAAATGGCTTACTGGGAAATTTTCGCTTAA